A region of Roseobacter litoralis Och 149 DNA encodes the following proteins:
- a CDS encoding DUF411 domain-containing protein, with protein MNRRRFIFSSLASGLGAGMLASPARAMSARIEVFKSPTCGCCTAWVEHMTQAGFEVETRDVDQETLWSMKARAGVTPELSSCHTAFIAGYFIEGHVPGTDVQRMLSQRPDALGLTVPGMPLGSPGMEMGNQRDAYDTLLVLRNGRTEVFARHG; from the coding sequence ATGAACCGCAGACGCTTTATCTTTTCCAGTCTCGCCTCCGGCCTTGGGGCCGGGATGCTCGCCTCTCCGGCACGTGCGATGTCGGCCCGGATTGAGGTTTTCAAATCACCGACCTGTGGATGTTGCACCGCCTGGGTCGAGCATATGACCCAAGCAGGGTTTGAGGTTGAGACCCGTGATGTCGATCAGGAAACGCTCTGGTCGATGAAGGCCCGCGCAGGTGTCACACCGGAGCTGAGTTCCTGCCACACGGCCTTTATCGCGGGCTATTTCATCGAGGGCCATGTGCCGGGCACTGACGTTCAACGGATGTTGTCACAGCGCCCCGATGCGCTTGGACTGACGGTGCCCGGCATGCCGCTTGGCTCACCGGGGATGGAGATGGGCAACCAGCGCGACGCCTATGACACGCTGCTGGTGCTGCGCAACGGTAGGACCGAGGTCTTTGCGCGCCACGGCTGA
- a CDS encoding Gfo/Idh/MocA family protein, with protein MTQLVRYGIIGCGMMGQEHLRNIALLNGACVSAIFEPDAAMRQTAKDIEPQAAFFPSVNAMLGSADIDCLVIASPNYCHADQIVEIAAMRPLPLLVEKPLLTDPTDIARLTQTAERYPAPIWVAMEYRYMPPIARLLERAETVTGGIKMLSLREHRFPFLQKVGDWNRFNANTGGTFVEKCCHFFDLMRLILRRNPVRVMASAAQSVNHLDEHYDGKTPDIIDNGYVIVDFDGGARAMLELCMFADGARYQETISAVGPDGKIEAFVPGPTRFWPGDLGAPPVPLIEISPRLSKQIKVHEIPVDPVLLKAGDHNGATYFQHQKFMALVQGSNTKTEVSFSDGLWAVRMGMAAQRSASTGQAVTLEG; from the coding sequence ATGACCCAATTGGTAAGATACGGCATCATTGGCTGCGGCATGATGGGACAGGAACACCTGCGAAATATCGCTCTGTTAAACGGCGCATGCGTCAGCGCGATTTTTGAACCAGATGCAGCAATGCGCCAAACGGCCAAAGACATCGAACCGCAGGCTGCCTTTTTTCCGTCCGTCAACGCCATGCTGGGGTCAGCCGATATTGACTGCCTCGTTATTGCAAGCCCCAATTACTGCCACGCCGATCAGATCGTCGAAATCGCCGCCATGCGCCCCCTGCCCCTTCTTGTTGAAAAACCCCTGCTGACTGACCCCACCGATATCGCGCGGCTGACGCAAACGGCAGAACGTTACCCAGCCCCCATCTGGGTCGCGATGGAGTATCGCTACATGCCGCCGATCGCACGTTTGCTGGAGCGTGCCGAGACCGTGACCGGTGGCATAAAGATGCTGAGCCTGCGCGAACACCGGTTTCCCTTTCTGCAAAAGGTGGGCGACTGGAACCGGTTCAATGCCAACACGGGCGGCACATTCGTAGAAAAGTGCTGCCATTTCTTTGATCTGATGCGGTTGATCTTGCGGCGCAATCCCGTGCGCGTCATGGCAAGTGCTGCGCAATCCGTAAACCATCTGGACGAGCACTATGACGGCAAAACCCCCGACATTATTGACAATGGATATGTCATTGTCGACTTCGATGGCGGCGCACGGGCGATGCTGGAACTCTGTATGTTTGCGGATGGCGCGAGATATCAGGAAACCATTTCAGCCGTCGGGCCGGACGGGAAAATCGAAGCTTTCGTGCCAGGGCCGACGCGTTTCTGGCCCGGTGATCTGGGCGCGCCCCCCGTCCCCCTGATCGAAATCAGCCCCCGCCTGTCAAAACAGATCAAAGTGCATGAAATACCTGTCGATCCGGTGCTGCTCAAAGCGGGGGATCACAATGGGGCCACCTATTTTCAGCATCAAAAGTTCATGGCGCTTGTGCAGGGCAGCAACACAAAAACGGAGGTGTCCTTTAGCGATGGCCTGTGGGCTGTGCGCATGGGGATGGCCGCGCAGCGCTCTGCGTCAACCGGGCAAGCTGTCACCCTTGAGGGCTGA